The genome window ATTGTGGAAAACAACAAATTTCCATAAATTTCTATTAGTTTCTATTAATTTCAATTTTTTTAATAATATCTCCCTATCTCCTTAATCTCCACATCTCCTTTTGTTACACCACCTGAACGCTTACGATACTACAAAACTTTCAATTACGGCACAGCCCCCGCCGTCCGCTGCAACGATTGGTTAGGAAAAAGTTCCACTTCACCGTCTTTTTCTTCTTATTTCTCTATTCCATAATTAATGTCTGCCCCAATCCTTATGCAATTGTTGAGCAATCACTACCTCTTGAATAAATCTGAGTGAGTACCTGTCCGCTCAAAAACAATTGTATTTCCTTGAATCTTGTATATCAACAACCAATCCGATTCTATGTGGCACTCTCGCCGATCCTCATAATCTCCGATAAGTTTGTGGTCTCGGTGTATCGGATCCAATCGTTCACCGTCAAGCAGACACAGGACAATCATTTTTAATTTCTCCATGTTCTTTCGGCGATTCTGGGTAAGTTTAATATCTTTGGAGAACTGCTTCGTGTAGACAGGCGTATACATCATATCCCCAATTTCCGGAACATATCTTTTGCATCTTTACAGAGAATTACATCACGCCCGGCATCTGTTGCCTCAAACGTCCTTTGCGTTGTCTTGTTTGGAATCGCAACGTCAAAGGGCAGTCCTTTTCGAAGAACCACCTGCTTGTAGAAGATGGCTATCGCCTGAGTTGTTGAAACACCAAGACGGCGGAAGATGCTTTCGGCGTGTTCCTTTAGATCAGATTCTACTCTAGCATGGATGACAGCGTTCTTGCTCATCATATTTACTCCTTTTCAACTTATTGTAAATCTTCTCTCCTACACATTCTTTAGCATATTTGCACCATTGTAAGCAGGATTGGATGTCATTATAAACAATAAATCCACACTTACATCTTACCATTGTCTCATTGGAGAATATTTCAACTTCCTCTTTGCAGTCTGGACACTCCTTTATTTTCAGCGTAGGGGTTGAAATATTAGCTAAACCCGGGCATTTATCAAACATAAAACCTACAATCCCCTTTATTGCAATGTTTATTTCTTGAGCTATGTTCGCATTTTAGTAGAGATGATGGAATATAACCCAGCTTTACCTTTAAAACCTCACGGAAGTATTGAATAGCCGTCTCAATGGCGATATATGTGCTTCGTTTACAACATCTTGCCCCACGATGATTGGCTATTGAAGCAAGCACACGAGAGGTCATTACATTGGCGATAATTCTTTCTGTATCAGAGAGAGGTGTTGCCTTCAGGATAATAGCTACAGCTATGCCACAGGCAATAGCAACACCATCTGTGCCATATAACCCACAATAGCCAGCAGGGATATTGCTTCCCCTTTTAATCGCTTCCTCTATCGCTTTCTCATCTACGCCACCGGCTACATTTTTATATGCTGTAACAAGAATTCCAGCAATCATCGGATGATGTTCAGGACCGATCATATGAATTGAGGGATGTTTCATCAGGATATCTGCCATCTCAAGTGGATTGGTTGTTTTTGAAGAAAGACAGAATTGGGTAATTACCTCAAGAGCACCTCTTTTATGGCAATCCTCACAGACATAATGTCTTTCCTTACAAATAAAATAACCCTTTTCACTCTTTCTACAATAAGAGCAGGTAGCGGAAATTGCCTCAGTCAGATATTCCAGCTCTTTCCCACAAACGATACATCCACTTTTCTTTTCTTGTTCCATTTATCTTACCTCCTCAATCTTGAGATAAGCTCTATAATCTCATCTATCTTCTTCTTTTTTTCTATCTCAGATGAGCCTTTAGGAAAGAAGAGAAAGAAGAGGGTCACATCTTGTGAATTGGGAATTACCCCTCGTTAATTCACAATTCAAGATGTGCCCCTCATACCCGTGCTCGGCACAGTCCCCCGCCGTCAACTGCAACGCAGGGTTAGACAAAAGCTCTGATTCCCTGTCTTTTCCTTTTCCTCTGCCTCACCGAATTATTGTGCATCCCACATTCACGATCTGACCTCCACTCCTCGCCTTCTGAGCAAGATGTCTTGCCCTTAAAAGCTTACCATCTACAGCCAATTCTCAACTTTAAGTTCTTTTATTCTTTCATAATGCCTGAGATTATTTGTAACTAAAATCCAACTTCTGCTCAAAGCAACACTTGCATTTAGAAGGTCAAAGTCTTCTATCAGTCTTCCTTCTTTTCTCAAATTTGCCTTGTTTCTTCCATACTGGTCAATACTTTCTTCATTAAGATAGGCGATTTCTACTTTCTTCAAAAAATCGGACAATCTCTTGAGATTTTGCTCTACATATTTTGAAAAGTAGGCTCCATACTTTAGCTCTCCAATAGTGATTATTGAAACGGCTAAATTATCCTCTCCTACTTTTTTGACCCTTTCCTTTATTTTATCTATTCCCTTGAACCAATAAATACAGGTATCCGTATCTAAGAGATATTTCATAATCTTATCTCTCCTTTTGAAGACTTTCGAGTTTCATATATATCCTTAACTATTTCCTCCTCATCCCGCTCATCTTTCCAACTCCCAAAAGAATCCCAGAATAGCTTGGTCTCTTCCGAAAGAGTTTTTTCTTTCTTTTCCTTTTCTATAATTATTATCTTTACCATATGGGATTTCAAGGACTTATATTCTTTTGGTAATGGGATTATACCATTTGGTAAAATTTTTGTTTCGAATTGGTATGTTTGCATTTTTTATCACCTCCTTAAAGAATCGGAATGTTCTGGGATAAAATTGAGCGTTAATTTTATTAGCCCTTTCTGGTAAACATCTTTAATTGCATTTTGATACCTCTGCTTTTGCCAGATAGATACCTAACCTTAGATTATCTTGCCTATTAGCAGTTTTATTTTACTTCAACCCAATATTTACGCAGATTTCACAGATTTCTCCGTTTCTCCCTTTCCCCCTTTCTCATCTGCCCTCTGCCCTCTGCCTTCTGCCCTCTCCCCTCTGCCTTCTGCTATTTATCCGTGCTAATCCGTGTTAATCAGTGGCTGAATAGTTACCTACTTCACAGGTTACAAACTTTTCGTGGTTCAATAGTTATTTTTCAACAATGACATCAATCACTTTTTCTTTGGATTGGTTGCCAACCGTGTCTATTGCCTGTCCGCCAATGCGATGGATACCTTCAAGAGAAATCGAGAATGCACCCTCGTATTTCTTCCACTCTCCATCATCGAGTCTGTATAGCACCTCAGCCACACCAGCGGCATCATCAATGGCGATTAATGAAAATCTGGCATCCGAATGAACATAATACCTTGAATCTAACTGGACACATCTATCTATCTCAATCTTTACCTCCGGCGGTGTCCTGTCAACAATGACATCAACTATCTCTTCCTTTGATTGATTACCAACCGTATCTATTGCTCGAAATCCAATACGGTGGTTGCCTTCATCCGCAATCGAAAATGCCCCATTGTATCTCTTCCAATCTCCATTATCTATTTTGCATAACACCTCAGCCACACCCGAGGTATTATCACCGGCGATTAATGAAAATCTGGTATGCGGATGAACAAAACTCCCGGATTTGCGGTCTATCTCAATCTTTATTTCCGGTGGTGTGTTGTCAACAATGACATCAAGCATTTGCTCCTTTGATTGATTACCAACCATATCCACTGCTCGAAATCCAATTCGATGACTACCTTCCTGGCTAATCGAGAATGCACCCGTG of bacterium contains these proteins:
- a CDS encoding PIN domain-containing protein translates to MKYLLDTDTCIYWFKGIDKIKERVKKVGEDNLAVSIITIGELKYGAYFSKYVEQNLKRLSDFLKKVEIAYLNEESIDQYGRNKANLRKEGRLIEDFDLLNASVALSRSWILVTNNLRHYERIKELKVENWL
- a CDS encoding type II toxin-antitoxin system RelB/DinJ family antitoxin; the encoded protein is MSKNAVIHARVESDLKEHAESIFRRLGVSTTQAIAIFYKQVVLRKGLPFDVAIPNKTTQRTFEATDAGRDVILCKDAKDMFRKLGI
- a CDS encoding DUF5714 domain-containing protein; its protein translation is MEQEKKSGCIVCGKELEYLTEAISATCSYCRKSEKGYFICKERHYVCEDCHKRGALEVITQFCLSSKTTNPLEMADILMKHPSIHMIGPEHHPMIAGILVTAYKNVAGGVDEKAIEEAIKRGSNIPAGYCGLYGTDGVAIACGIAVAIILKATPLSDTERIIANVMTSRVLASIANHRGARCCKRSTYIAIETAIQYFREVLKVKLGYIPSSLLKCEHSSRNKHCNKGDCRFYV
- a CDS encoding type II toxin-antitoxin system YafQ family toxin, with the translated sequence MMYTPVYTKQFSKDIKLTQNRRKNMEKLKMIVLCLLDGERLDPIHRDHKLIGDYEDRRECHIESDWLLIYKIQGNTIVFERTGTHSDLFKR